In Dama dama isolate Ldn47 chromosome 20, ASM3311817v1, whole genome shotgun sequence, a single window of DNA contains:
- the PEX19 gene encoding peroxisomal biogenesis factor 19 encodes MAAAEGDGGVRAEADRELEELLESALDDFDKAKPSPAPPPTTTAPDASGPQKRSPGDTAKDALFASQEKFFQELFDSELASQATAEFEKAMKELAEEEPHLVEQFQKLSEAAGRVGSDATSQQEFTSCLKETLSGLAKNATDLQNSGMSEEELTKAMEGLGMDEGDGEGTILPIMQSIMQNLLSKDVLYPSLKEITEKYPEWLQAHRDSLPPEQFEKYQEQHSVMGKICEQFEAETPTDSEATQKARFEVVLDLMQQLQDLGHPPKELAGEMPPGLNFDLDTLNLSGPPGANGEQCLIM; translated from the exons ATGGCCGCGGCTGAGGGGGACGGTGGTGTCCGGGCCGAAGCTGACCGGGAATTAGAAGAGCTTCTGGAAA GTGCTCTTGATGATTTCGATAAGGCCAAACCCTCCCCAGCACCCCCTCCTACCACCACGGCCCCTGATGCTTCAGGGCCCCAGAAGAGATCGCCAGGAGACACTGCCAAA GATGCCCTCTTCGCCTCCCAAGAGAAGTTTTTCCAGGAACTGTTTGACAGCGAGCTGGCTTCCCAAGCCACTGCAGAGTTTGAGAAAGCAATGAAAGAGCTGGCTGAGGAAGAGCCCCACCTGGTAGAGCAGTTCCAGAAGCTTTCAGAGGCCGCCGGGAGAGTGG GCAGTGATGCTACTTCCCAACAAGAATTCACCTCTTGCCTAAAGGAGACATTAAGTGGACTAGCCAAGAATGCCACTGACCTTCAG AACTCTGGCATGTCAGAAGAGGAGCTGACCAAGGCCATGGAAGGGCTGGGTATGGACGAAGGGGATGGGGAAGGGACCATCCTCCCCATCATGCAGAGCATCATGCAGAACCTACTGTCCAAGGATGTGCTGTACCCGTCACTGAAGGAAATCACAGAAAAG TATCCAGAATGGTTGCAGGCTCACCGAGACTCTCTACCTCCAGagcagtttgaaaaatatcaggaacaacATAGTGTCATGGGCAAAATATGTGAGCAGTTTGAGGCAGAGACCCCCACAGACAGTGAGGCCACTCAGAAGGCTCGTTTTGAGGTGGTGCTGGATCTTATGCAGCAG ctGCAAGATTTGGGCCATCCTCCAAAAGAGCTTGCTGGGGAGATG CCTCCTGGCCTCAACTTTGACCTGGACACCCTTAATCTGTCGGGCCCACCAGGTGCCAATGGCGAACAGTGTCTGATCATGTGA